From Marivirga harenae, one genomic window encodes:
- a CDS encoding nitrous oxide reductase accessory protein NosL — MRFPRLLFSICFISVFLACSVEPEPINFGNDHCIYCKMTISDPKYGAELVTDKGRVYKFDAVECMLPYLKENPETKFSYIMAVAYDEPNKLKNVEELHFVQNENFKSPMGKNLASFANQPKEFESLNWTQLKDNFY, encoded by the coding sequence ATGAGATTTCCGAGGCTCTTATTTTCGATCTGTTTTATTTCAGTTTTTTTAGCATGCTCTGTTGAACCTGAACCTATAAATTTTGGAAATGATCATTGTATCTATTGTAAAATGACAATTTCTGATCCCAAGTATGGTGCTGAATTGGTGACTGATAAAGGCAGAGTGTATAAATTCGATGCTGTTGAATGTATGCTTCCTTACCTGAAAGAAAATCCTGAAACAAAGTTTAGCTATATCATGGCAGTAGCTTATGATGAACCGAATAAACTTAAAAATGTGGAGGAACTTCATTTCGTGCAAAATGAAAACTTTAAAAGTCCAATGGGTAAAAATTTGGCGTCATTTGCTAATCAACCCAAAGAATTTGAAAGTTTGAATTGGACTCAATTAAAAGATAATTTCTATTGA